From Pieris rapae chromosome 3, ilPieRapa1.1, whole genome shotgun sequence, a single genomic window includes:
- the LOC111000661 gene encoding uncharacterized protein LOC111000661, with amino-acid sequence MAALLLLVTAAAAASLGDLTRRETGDVFTLIGDECGAAQCAEHGAGATNSYDASIAGGCACACPQRAPLFREDRELCVDDLPECSLATFGTGNAMQRIPFVFLPLKGQIIHPSREITFQNVKTPICAVSGAQFLTTKGFLDLRNTLDADVPFSLFRDEGRTFLQWSGEDDVRTRMSGRVMVVRLLCRDVSTSPASPLDLRGVFTPCVAFRVQGTPPRHATNITEVQFTPTAHTSDTPPSTGLSASEYVAIGISSLLLGLIYVASVFLYLHIRKRRKASTEENSVRRTKGRKKDGTTITERDILRINNERVQISNAMGEEGVIKKNPLLTVGRSFDKSYPSDSCSNLSDSEDMPDSSLKSEDNIFNKRTTSAIIHLHNEESLNPFENIEINHRDESGIERLPDEHVSIVETIDDREIARPVGTTRRKLYFNPAYFEPHFMADPPAAAIEFLSKIREVISIAKQKMAAKRFQPSLNEIPEEETYPSNANSIDLYHGLGSQRSGSVISLKRDNARRRSSDCLGCPGCQSNTNNDIQNIKRPKVPNCSNCLNTRGDKQSSIREWLDNIPSENDEHVEDSETDDQIRMPRSLQSLPGIGNRNKVKKQHSFSDRFSVFSNMSKKSTSPSVRSEPTSRSTIMPQVNDASDNISQKSKFTELQSISSRSNDSDSRIRNMTNNNSLPDMVNDAIALDQFSKSYNHNSSDEERFTLNSPKNIIDNTYFNNSESPIINDYETDSLERNSNKKDITTSSTPIEFHDIPSSQASPSLSTALPLEEELTMRNAVYKRNSSSDSNTPSPEVDLCINQNHYETVHAKSPPQLENKDDIEIKVPSYSLVSEVYVNNSYNFGSAPTSPSGSECSLGSRKLVTVPGLNEKPGCLTIEVKDPPENYIKIHESDDFEPDTLDRKQQKHKEIFENMHFSRQDLLRSLENQGTKTQRIQLRSSGTFLHNGKTEHTSKFNSLRCGFDIKNCQARPIMSPNIFSNSSTHEESSDRSLEDSGGWTSEEGRLLTLELRHSKRQRQCTPPTIKQKHLARPDVLPPLPPIDNPIYENPTSPPRKVESARIILDPRSKTVFESLSPRDQNTSIQESHICSRDLIDAPSCSPMNNSFHSHSISEYDDMNQSSTSHISRPNEYTISSTRRNSLRSNSGINTNTFVKDQKFEKPKVRRKKGLSIEDSGYLSSDSTSSRHFQRKLVIAKIASCSDSDDTGNEARSESGAESVETHSVYFGSFRNLQPRPEHNTIKSVRNKLKAKN; translated from the exons ATGGCCGCGCTGTTGCTGCTCGTCACAGCCGCGGCCGCCGCCAGCCTCGGTGACCTCACAAGACGGGAGACTGGCGACGTCTTTACTCTTATCG GCGATGAATGCGGTGCAGCACAATGTGCAGAGCATGGCGCTGGTGCGACGAACTCGTATGACGCATCCATTGCCGGCGGCTGTGCGTGCGCATGTCCTCAACGAGCCCCACTTTTTAGAGAAGATAGAGAGCTATGTGTGGATGATCTACCAG AATGCTCTCTTGCAACATTTGGCACAGGAAATGCCATGCAACGCATCCCTTTCGTGTTTTTACCACTGAAGGGCCAAATCATTCATCCTTCCCGGGAAATAACTTTTCAAA ATGTCAAAACTCCAATATGTGCTGTATCGGGTGCTCAGTTTCTTACAACTAAAGGCTTTTTGGATCTCCGCAATACTCTGGATGCTGATGTACCATTTAGCCTCTTCAGAGATGAGGGTCGAACGTTTTTGCAG TGGAGCGGTGAAGACGATGTGCGCACGCGCATGTCGGGTCGAGTGATGGTCGTGAGACTGTTGTGTCGAGATGTTTCTACCTCTCCAGCATCACCACTCGATCTTCGAGGTGTATTCACTCCCTGTGTGGCCTTTAGAGTTCAAGGAACTCCACCCAGGCATGCAActa ATATTACAGAAGTGCAATTCACACCAACAGCTCATACGTCAGATACACCACCCTCCACTGGTTTAAGTGCTAGCGAATATGTAGCAATAGGCATAAGCTCCCTCCTACTCGGACTTATCTACGTAGCCTCAGTTTTCCTATACCTACATATAAGAAAACGACGGAAAGCATCTACAGAAGAAAACAGTGTTCGAAGGACCAAAGGGCGGAAAAAAGACGGCACGACAATAACTGAGAGAGATATACTCAGAATCAACAATGAACGCGTTCAGATTTCAAATGCAATGGGAGAGGAGGGTGTCATTAAAAAGAACCCGCTCCTAACAGTAGGAAGGTCCTTTGATAAATCCTACCCAAGTGACAGTTGTAGTAATTTATCGGATTCAGAAGATATGCCTGATAGTAGTTTGAAAAGCGaagataatatattcaat aaAAGAACGACATCTGCTATAATTCACCTACACAATGAAGAATCTTTAAATCCGTTTGAGAACATCGAAATAAATCACCGGGACGAGTCTGGAATTGAACGTCTCCCAGACGAACATGTTTCTATAGTAgaaactattgatgatagaGAGATAGCGCGTCCTGTTGGTACAACGCGCAGAAAACTTTACTTCAATCCAGCCTATTTTGAACCTCATTTCATGGCT GATCCTCCAGCAGCAGCAATAGAATTTCTCTCTAAAATACGCGAAGTAATATCCATAGCGAAACAAAAAATGGCGGCCAAACGTTTTCAACCTAGTTTAAATGAGATACCAGAAGAAGAAACTTATCCGTCTAATGCTAACAGCATCGATCTTTATCATGGACTTGGTAGCCAACGGAGTGGAAGTGTGATAAGTCTCAAACGTGATAATGCCAGGCGTCGATCCTCCGACTGTTTAGGGTGCCCTGGGTGTCAATCTAATACTAATAatgatatacaaaatatcaaaagaCCCAAAGTTCCAAATTGTTCGAATTGCTTAAATACTAGAGGTGATAAACAAAGCAGTATCCGAGAATGGCTAGATAACATACCGAGTGAGAACGACGAACATGTCGAAGATTCTGAAACAGACGATCAAATACGTATGCCAAGATCTTTACAATCTCTACCTGGGATTGGAAACCGAAATAAAGTAAAGAAACAACATAGTTTTTCAGATAGATTTTCTGTGTTTTCAAATATGTCGAAAAAGTCTACGTCACCATCGGTAAGATCCGAGCCTACATCGCGTAGCACGATAATGCCACAAGTGAATGATGCATCGGATAATATAAGTCAAAAGAGTAAGTTTACTGAACTGCAATCAATTAGTTCAAGAAGCAACGATTCCGATAGTCGAATTAGAAATATGACCAATAACAATTCTCTACCAGATATGGTCAATGATGCTATCGCTTTGGATCAATTCTCAAAGTCATACAATCATAATAGCTCTGACGAAGAACGGTTTACATTAAATtcacctaaaaatattatagataatactTACTTTAACAACTCTGAGAGTCCTATAATAAATGACTACGAAACAGATAGTTTAGAACgcaattctaataaaaaagatataacaaCATCATCAACACCAATCGAATTTCATGATATCCCATCGTCTCAAGCAAGTCCCAGTTTAAGCACTGCGTTACCTTTAGAAGAAGAGCTTACAATGCGTAATGCTGTATATAAAAGAAACTCTAGTAGTGATAGCAATACCCCTTCCCCAGAAGTTGATTTATGTATTAACCAAAACCACTACGAAACTGTCCACGCTAAAAGTCCCCCTCAACTGGAAAATAAAGATGATATCGAAATAAAGGTGCCTTCCTATAGCTTGGTTAGCGAAGTATATGTTAATAACAGTTATAACTTTGGTAGTGCACCAACTTCACCAAGTGGTTCTGAATGTTCACTAGGTAGCAGGAAACTGGTGACAGTACCGGGCCTGAACGAAAAGCCTGGATGTTTAACAATTGAGGTGAAAGATCCGCcagaaaattacattaaaattcacGAATCTGATGATTTTGAACCAGATACTTTAGACcgtaaacaacaaaaacataaggaaatttttgaaaatatgcaCTTCAGTCGCCAGGATCTTTTGAGAAGTCTCGAAAACCAAGGCACAAAAACCCAACGAATTCAACTGCGAAGTAGTGGCACGTTTCTGCACAACGGTAAAACTGAGCACACTTCCAAATTCAATAGTTTGAGATGTGGCTTTGACATAAAGAACTGTCAAGCTCGTCCGATAATGTCCCCTAATATCTTTAGTAATTCTTCTACGCACGAGGAATCTTCGGATAGAAGTTTAGAAGATTCAGGCGGTTGGACGTCAGAAGAAGGACGACTACTAACTTTAGAACTAAGACATTCCAAAAGACAGCGTCAGTGTACACCACCCACAATAAAGCAAAAACATTTAGCTCGGCCAGATGTTCTTCCACCGCTGCCACCAATCGATAATCCTATATATGAAAATCCAACAAGCCCTCCCAGAAAAGTTGAAAGTGCTAGAATTATTCTCGATCCGCGGTCAAAAACTGTATTTGAAAGTCTTAGTCCAAGGGACCAAAATACCTCCATTCAAGAATCACACATATGTAGTCGTGATTTAATTGATGCACCATCTTGCAGTCCTATGAACAATTCATTCCATTCACACAGCATATCGGAATATGATGATATGAACCAAAGCAGCACGTCACACATCTCAAGACCTAATGAATACACTATAAGTTCAACTAGGCGGAATTCCTTAAGAAGCAATAGCGGCATCAATACAAACACATTTGTCAAAGACCAAAAGTTCGAAAAACCAAAAGTGAGAAGGAAGAAAGGGTTGAGTATCGAAGACTCGGGGTATCTCAGTAGTGATTCTACGAGCTCTAGACATTTTCAAAGGAAATTAGTGATAGCGAAAATAGCCAGTTGTAGTGATAGTGATGACACTGGTAACGAAGCTAGAAGTGAATCGGGAGCTGAAAGTGTAGAAACACATTCTGTGTACTTTGGTAGTTTCAGAAACTTGCAGCCAAGACCCGAACAcaatactataaaaagtgTTAGAAATAAACTAAAAGCTAAAAACTAA